One stretch of Aeromicrobium fastidiosum DNA includes these proteins:
- a CDS encoding phospholipase D-like domain-containing protein, with protein MVLGLASVASSAEDVPTETTPTAAPGDSSITSGTPEASVKAAAAPYGPEYPVTLEANFSRPYRAVTSSANGDFTLLDDLERLIRGSYKDPNTGKMLSKAVRYGNTVFVATSQMPGSKRVGRELVKAAKAGVQVRFIHGRATQSSSSRALQRALNKKGLRDSHFKICAKGKSLACLSGLNGAIMHSKIVMVNNTFTRDNKPAKGAIWTGSANLGGRSAEQTYNNGLTVYNDAKMWAQASQLWKDMSAERNIGNDYLGYVKKNSGRYGYPDADAKAAGYTEGYAKYGMFYSNLANVTIYPTPIRATPTNGKDPILNALNRVVPDDQCRIRLQHNRFKYRRIAVAEKLVELSDGGCKISAVAYEDNLKVNQKLHCQQLIRICRPILDVLKTSNQRIDVAWAKPHDKTMLIDAKMRRNVLNPEEAQPDGTLNWPADGVRTKFVQAGSASLTGSNLVVSDEITTETTDPSIYEDYLEHWKAILKSHEYKAYPY; from the coding sequence GTGGTGCTCGGACTGGCGTCTGTAGCCTCCAGCGCCGAGGACGTCCCCACCGAGACGACCCCGACGGCCGCTCCCGGCGACTCCTCGATCACTTCCGGCACTCCCGAGGCCTCGGTCAAGGCTGCCGCCGCGCCGTACGGCCCGGAGTACCCCGTGACGCTCGAGGCCAACTTCTCGCGTCCCTACCGTGCGGTGACGAGCTCGGCCAACGGCGACTTCACGCTGCTCGACGACCTCGAGCGCCTCATCCGCGGCTCCTACAAGGACCCCAACACGGGCAAGATGCTGTCGAAGGCCGTCCGCTACGGCAACACGGTCTTCGTCGCGACCTCGCAGATGCCCGGCTCCAAGCGCGTGGGCCGCGAGCTGGTCAAGGCCGCCAAGGCCGGCGTGCAGGTGCGCTTCATCCACGGCCGCGCCACGCAGTCGTCGTCGTCGCGTGCCCTCCAGCGAGCCCTCAACAAGAAGGGCCTGCGCGACTCGCACTTCAAGATCTGCGCGAAGGGCAAGAGCCTGGCGTGCCTGTCGGGCCTCAACGGCGCGATCATGCACTCCAAGATCGTCATGGTCAACAACACGTTCACGCGTGACAACAAGCCGGCCAAGGGCGCCATCTGGACGGGCTCGGCCAACCTCGGTGGCCGCAGCGCCGAGCAGACGTACAACAACGGCCTGACGGTCTACAACGACGCCAAGATGTGGGCGCAGGCCAGCCAGCTCTGGAAGGACATGTCGGCCGAGCGCAACATCGGCAACGACTACCTGGGCTACGTCAAGAAGAACTCGGGTCGCTACGGCTACCCCGATGCCGACGCCAAGGCGGCCGGCTACACCGAGGGCTATGCCAAGTACGGGATGTTCTACTCCAACCTGGCCAACGTCACGATCTACCCGACGCCGATCCGCGCGACGCCGACCAACGGCAAGGACCCGATCCTCAACGCGCTGAACCGCGTCGTCCCCGACGACCAGTGCCGCATCCGCCTGCAGCACAACCGGTTCAAGTACCGGCGCATCGCGGTGGCCGAGAAGCTCGTCGAGCTGTCCGACGGCGGTTGCAAGATCAGCGCCGTGGCCTACGAGGACAACCTCAAGGTCAACCAGAAGCTGCACTGCCAGCAGCTGATCCGCATCTGCCGGCCGATCCTCGACGTGCTGAAGACGTCCAACCAGCGCATCGACGTCGCGTGGGCCAAGCCGCACGACAAGACGATGCTGATCGACGCCAAGATGCGTCGCAACGTCCTCAACCCCGAAGAGGCGCAGCCGGACGGCACGCTCAACTGGCCGGCCGACGGCGTGCGCACCAAGTTCGTCCAGGCCGGCTCGGCCTCGCTCACCGGATCCAACCTCGTCGTCAGCGACGAGATCACGACCGAGACGACCGATCCGTCGATCTACGAGGACTACCTCGAGCACTGGAAGGCCATCCTCAAGTCGCACGAGTACAAGGCCTACCCGTACTGA
- a CDS encoding DUF4192 domain-containing protein — translation MTSTPSTFVAHDAHDILQSLPTLFGFHVEESIVAVATYGDRRRFGFRLRIDLPPPEAVDLEAGRIASYLEQHEADGVVLVVLTNDQEVALDLLDAVHVELDEAGIEVVVRVRADGRRYWTDALGAPAEGVSYTPSDHHLSIVQAVAAGQQILPGRETLVDRFAAVAGDRRIWLEHATGTIIDEVVPVIARSDPDRLGETGMSVVGPILDRLVAGGRVLDADLLRIAVWVSSVKVRDAVWARIDRDTAGDMLRVLTLVSGSVVPPFEPAVLSLTAFAAWLTGDGTQALIAVERALRADPDYSMARLVLDVLEHGMSPSHWTDFVDGGHDRPSDDG, via the coding sequence ATGACCTCGACACCCTCGACCTTCGTCGCCCACGACGCCCACGACATCCTGCAGTCGCTGCCCACGCTCTTCGGCTTCCACGTCGAGGAGTCGATCGTCGCGGTCGCCACCTACGGCGACCGACGGCGCTTCGGGTTCCGCCTGCGCATCGACCTCCCGCCGCCCGAGGCGGTCGACCTCGAGGCGGGCCGCATCGCGTCGTACCTCGAGCAGCACGAGGCCGACGGCGTCGTCCTGGTCGTCCTGACGAACGACCAGGAGGTCGCCCTCGACCTGCTCGACGCGGTGCACGTCGAGCTCGACGAGGCCGGCATCGAGGTGGTCGTCCGGGTCAGGGCCGACGGCCGGCGCTACTGGACCGACGCACTGGGCGCACCAGCCGAGGGCGTCTCCTACACGCCGTCCGACCACCATCTCTCGATCGTCCAGGCGGTCGCCGCAGGGCAGCAGATCCTGCCGGGTCGCGAGACGCTCGTCGACCGGTTCGCGGCCGTGGCGGGCGACCGGCGCATCTGGCTCGAACATGCCACGGGCACGATCATCGACGAGGTCGTGCCCGTCATCGCGCGCAGCGACCCCGATCGCCTCGGCGAGACGGGGATGTCGGTCGTCGGCCCGATCCTCGACCGCCTGGTCGCCGGAGGCCGGGTGCTCGACGCCGACCTGCTGCGCATCGCCGTCTGGGTCTCCAGCGTCAAGGTCCGCGACGCGGTGTGGGCACGCATCGACCGTGACACTGCCGGCGACATGCTGCGGGTGCTCACCCTGGTCTCCGGGTCGGTCGTGCCGCCGTTCGAGCCCGCGGTGCTGAGCCTGACGGCCTTCGCGGCGTGGTTGACCGGCGACGGCACACAGGCGCTCATCGCGGTCGAGCGAGCCCTGCGTGCCGATCCGGACTACTCGATGGCCCGGCTGGTCCTCGACGTCCTCGAGCACGGCATGTCGCCGTCGCACTGGACCGACTTCGTCGACGGTGGCCACGACAGGCCGTCGGACGACGGGTAG
- a CDS encoding RNA polymerase sigma factor produces the protein MPVNPAAGSRLRAVTKLLPGAGGDTSSETPENDAANVPAPAKTETTVTKTSASTAKTSAAKKAPAKKAPAKKAAAKKPAGTEEEGSVPAAVDLAQALEVPAVGDKFDAQGKKILPDIPDEEFEKDLATDPTLKEDEKSSYTLSAADESDEPVQQVMVAGATADPVKDYLKQIGKVSLLTAGQEVELAKRIEAGLFSEEKLGKGGRISEKMREELEWIVIDGRRAKNHLLEANLRLVVSLAKRYTGRGMLFLDLIQEGNLGLIRAVEKFDYTKGFKFSTYATWWIRQAITRAMADQARTIRIPVHMVEVINKLARVQRQMLQDLGREPTPEELAIELDMTPEKVVEVQKYGREPISLHTPLGEDGDSEFGDLIEDSEAIVPADAVSFTLLQEQLHAVLDTLSERESGVVSMRFGLTDGQPKTLDEIGKVYGVTRERIRQIESKTMSKLRHPSRSQVLRDYLD, from the coding sequence GTGCCGGTGAATCCCGCTGCAGGATCGCGACTCCGGGCCGTCACGAAGCTTCTCCCCGGAGCCGGTGGAGACACATCCTCAGAAACGCCTGAGAACGACGCAGCCAACGTCCCAGCCCCTGCGAAAACAGAAACGACCGTGACGAAGACTTCCGCGAGCACAGCCAAGACGTCAGCTGCCAAGAAGGCCCCGGCCAAGAAGGCACCCGCCAAGAAGGCCGCGGCCAAGAAGCCCGCCGGCACCGAGGAGGAGGGCAGCGTCCCCGCAGCCGTCGACCTCGCCCAGGCTCTCGAGGTACCGGCCGTGGGCGACAAGTTCGACGCGCAGGGCAAGAAGATCCTGCCCGACATCCCCGACGAGGAGTTCGAGAAGGACCTCGCGACCGATCCGACGCTCAAGGAGGACGAGAAGTCGTCCTACACGCTCTCGGCGGCCGACGAGTCCGACGAGCCCGTCCAGCAGGTCATGGTCGCCGGCGCGACCGCCGACCCGGTCAAGGACTACCTGAAGCAGATCGGCAAGGTCTCCCTCCTGACGGCAGGTCAGGAGGTCGAGCTCGCCAAGCGCATCGAGGCTGGCCTGTTCTCCGAGGAGAAGCTCGGCAAGGGAGGTCGCATCTCGGAGAAGATGCGTGAAGAGCTCGAGTGGATCGTCATCGACGGCCGCCGCGCCAAGAACCACCTGCTCGAGGCCAACCTGCGCCTCGTCGTCTCGCTGGCCAAGCGCTACACGGGTCGCGGCATGCTGTTCCTCGACCTGATCCAGGAGGGCAACCTCGGCCTGATCCGCGCGGTCGAGAAGTTCGACTACACCAAGGGCTTCAAGTTCTCGACCTACGCGACGTGGTGGATCCGCCAGGCGATCACCCGCGCGATGGCCGACCAGGCCCGCACGATCCGCATCCCCGTGCACATGGTCGAGGTCATCAACAAGCTCGCCCGCGTCCAGCGCCAGATGCTGCAGGACCTCGGCCGCGAGCCCACGCCCGAGGAGCTCGCGATCGAGCTCGACATGACGCCTGAGAAGGTCGTCGAGGTGCAGAAGTACGGCCGCGAGCCGATCAGCCTCCACACGCCCCTCGGCGAGGACGGCGACTCGGAGTTCGGCGACCTCATCGAGGACTCCGAGGCGATCGTCCCGGCCGATGCCGTGTCGTTCACGCTCCTGCAGGAGCAGCTGCACGCCGTCCTCGACACGCTCTCCGAGCGTGAGTCGGGCGTCGTCTCGATGCGCTTCGGCCTCACCGACGGACAGCCCAAGACGCTCGACGAGATCGGCAAGGTCTACGGCGTGACGCGCGAGCGCATCCGTCAGATCGAGTCCAAGACCATGAGCAAGCTGCGTCACCCCTCGCGCTCGCAGGTCCTGCGCGACTACCTCGACTGA
- a CDS encoding DUF7455 domain-containing protein: MLIQATRNHHPRRLREKVTVTTLTAPMLSSLDRCDRCGAQAYVRVTLGGGGELLFCAHHARQHEEKLREMSALIHDESERLSGSASLVDDDA, translated from the coding sequence ATGTTGATCCAGGCAACACGGAACCACCACCCCCGACGGCTCAGAGAGAAGGTCACCGTGACAACACTGACAGCCCCCATGCTGAGCTCCCTCGACCGCTGCGACCGCTGCGGCGCCCAGGCCTACGTCCGCGTGACCCTCGGCGGAGGTGGCGAGCTGCTCTTCTGCGCCCACCACGCCCGTCAGCACGAGGAGAAGCTGCGCGAGATGTCTGCCCTCATCCACGACGAGAGCGAGCGCCTCTCGGGTTCGGCGTCGCTCGTCGACGACGACGCCTGA
- a CDS encoding glutamate-cysteine ligase family protein translates to MGQDVDAREFSREDRTLYRAKVRRCLDVFARMLGERDFGVEHTQVGIEIEFNLVDGNGDPALKNAEALEAIADPDFQTELGLFNIEINVPPARIDGSGLETLQAALRDDLNAAQAKAAGVDTHLLMIGILPTLQEGHFSRDAISANPRYHLLSEQILAARGEDIEIVIDGVDRLDTTADTIIPEAACTSTQLHLQVEPDDFAPMWNAAQAIAAVQVAIGANSPFLLGRHLWHETRIALFEQATDTRSEELKAQGVRPRVFFGERWITSVFDLFEENVRYFPALLPIVDDEDPLEELEAGRVPNLGELRLHNGTVYRWNRPIYDVADGRPHLRIENRLLPAGPTVVDTMANAALFYGLVKVLGSSERPVWSQLSFRAAEDNFHQAARAGIDADIYWPGVGTVAVRELALRQLLPLAHEGLTQLGVDDAVRERLLGVIEQRCITGRNGATWLIDEFRHHNASAGSRADAMRTTTVEYERHMHGGAPVHEWPTRS, encoded by the coding sequence ATGGGACAGGACGTCGACGCACGTGAGTTCAGTCGTGAGGACCGCACCCTCTACCGCGCCAAGGTGCGCCGGTGCCTCGACGTGTTCGCCCGCATGCTGGGCGAGCGCGACTTCGGGGTCGAGCACACGCAGGTCGGCATCGAGATCGAGTTCAACCTCGTCGACGGCAACGGCGACCCCGCCCTCAAGAACGCCGAGGCGCTCGAGGCGATCGCCGATCCCGACTTCCAGACCGAGCTGGGCCTGTTCAACATCGAGATCAACGTGCCGCCCGCCCGCATCGACGGCTCAGGTCTCGAGACTCTCCAGGCGGCGCTGCGCGACGACCTCAACGCCGCGCAGGCCAAGGCTGCGGGCGTCGACACGCACCTGCTGATGATCGGCATCCTGCCGACGCTGCAGGAAGGCCACTTCAGCCGCGACGCGATCTCGGCCAACCCGCGCTACCACCTGCTCTCGGAGCAGATCCTCGCCGCGCGGGGCGAGGACATCGAGATCGTCATCGACGGGGTCGACCGCCTCGACACGACGGCCGACACGATCATCCCCGAAGCCGCCTGCACCAGCACCCAGCTGCACCTGCAGGTCGAGCCGGACGACTTCGCGCCGATGTGGAACGCCGCGCAGGCGATCGCCGCCGTGCAGGTCGCGATCGGTGCCAACTCGCCGTTCCTGCTGGGCCGGCACCTGTGGCACGAGACGCGCATCGCACTGTTCGAGCAGGCCACCGACACCCGCAGCGAGGAGCTCAAGGCGCAGGGCGTGCGTCCCCGGGTGTTCTTCGGCGAGCGGTGGATCACCTCGGTGTTCGACCTGTTCGAGGAGAACGTCCGCTACTTTCCGGCGCTGCTGCCGATCGTCGACGACGAGGACCCCCTGGAGGAGCTGGAGGCCGGCCGGGTTCCCAACCTCGGCGAGCTGCGCCTGCACAACGGCACGGTCTACCGCTGGAACCGGCCGATCTACGACGTCGCCGACGGACGTCCCCACCTGCGCATCGAGAACCGGCTGCTGCCGGCGGGGCCGACGGTCGTCGACACGATGGCCAACGCCGCGCTGTTCTACGGTCTCGTCAAGGTGCTGGGCTCGAGCGAGCGTCCCGTCTGGTCGCAGCTGTCGTTCCGGGCAGCCGAGGACAACTTCCACCAGGCGGCACGAGCCGGCATCGACGCCGACATCTACTGGCCCGGGGTCGGCACGGTCGCGGTCCGCGAGCTCGCATTGCGACAGCTGCTGCCGCTGGCGCACGAGGGCCTGACGCAGCTGGGCGTCGACGACGCGGTGCGCGAGCGCCTGCTCGGCGTCATCGAGCAGCGATGCATCACGGGCCGCAACGGGGCCACCTGGCTGATCGACGAGTTCAGGCACCACAACGCGTCGGCCGGCAGCCGGGCCGACGCGATGCGCACGACGACCGTGGAGTACGAGCGGCACATGCACGGAGGAGCGCCGGTGCACGAGTGGCCGACCCGGTCCTGA
- a CDS encoding DUF6578 domain-containing protein encodes MTTPPVPSVLPSSTDVVWVWIWTSAEVVALDSFAVGDVVEWSCRDDTDVDVELPADVSRHTLLVEDADYMTGHDDVFVEVTGRVVTIRVAHDRWHEGEDRAWVATPGTRTWSVAQRTHAESQVPPHGGASGYLVGVVVG; translated from the coding sequence GTGACGACGCCTCCCGTTCCTTCGGTGCTGCCGAGCTCGACCGACGTCGTCTGGGTCTGGATCTGGACGAGCGCAGAGGTCGTCGCACTCGACTCGTTCGCGGTCGGTGACGTGGTCGAGTGGAGCTGTCGCGACGACACGGACGTGGATGTCGAGCTGCCTGCGGACGTCTCGCGACACACGCTGCTGGTGGAGGACGCCGACTACATGACCGGCCACGACGACGTCTTCGTCGAGGTGACTGGCCGCGTCGTCACGATCCGGGTCGCTCACGACAGATGGCACGAGGGCGAGGATCGGGCTTGGGTAGCGACCCCCGGCACGCGCACGTGGAGCGTCGCCCAGCGGACCCACGCCGAGTCCCAGGTCCCACCGCACGGTGGCGCGTCGGGGTATCTCGTCGGGGTCGTCGTCGGCTGA
- a CDS encoding DNA polymerase IV, whose protein sequence is MRSTASIMHLDLDAFFASVEQRDKPSLRGRPVIVGGIGPRGVVATASYEARVHGVRSAMRTAEARARCPHAAFLGGRFDAYREASRLVMDRLRQESELIEPLSLDEAFVDLAAGASPTTGFDPGRVEHLVDRLRADITEITGGLTASVGVASSKLMAKIASEVNKPDGVYVIAPGTEVDVLGPMQVTAIPGVGPATAERLRRMGVLTVDDLRRQSEDELVRLLGQASGRSLHRLAVADDDRPVVASREAKSVSVEDTFEQDISDRLQLETIIERMARTVSARLRKNGLSGRTVTLKMRHHDFETHTRSSTLAHPTDNARVLADKARGLLAGEDISNGLRLLGVGVSGLADWVQDDLFADDDPDPIDDGEADDEATSSRPVRWYPGMDVHHDHHGDGWVWGSGLGRVTVRFETRWTPPGPVHTFRADDLALGAGHTGTLQS, encoded by the coding sequence ATGCGGTCCACGGCGTCGATCATGCACCTCGACCTCGATGCGTTCTTCGCCTCGGTCGAGCAGCGCGACAAGCCGTCCCTGCGCGGCAGGCCGGTCATCGTCGGCGGCATCGGCCCTCGGGGCGTCGTGGCGACGGCGTCGTACGAGGCGCGCGTGCACGGTGTCCGGTCGGCGATGCGCACCGCTGAAGCGCGAGCCCGATGTCCGCACGCGGCCTTCCTCGGCGGTCGCTTCGACGCCTACCGGGAGGCCAGCCGGCTCGTCATGGACCGGCTGCGGCAGGAGTCCGAGCTGATCGAGCCGCTGTCGCTCGACGAGGCCTTCGTCGACCTCGCGGCGGGCGCGTCGCCCACCACCGGGTTCGACCCCGGCCGGGTCGAGCACCTCGTCGATCGCCTGCGCGCCGACATCACCGAGATCACCGGCGGGCTGACCGCCTCGGTCGGCGTCGCGTCGTCCAAGCTCATGGCCAAGATCGCGAGCGAGGTCAACAAGCCCGACGGGGTGTACGTCATCGCGCCGGGCACCGAGGTCGACGTGCTCGGACCCATGCAGGTCACCGCGATACCCGGCGTCGGCCCGGCGACCGCCGAGCGTCTGCGGCGCATGGGCGTCCTGACGGTCGACGACCTGCGTCGCCAGAGCGAGGACGAGCTCGTGCGGCTGCTCGGGCAGGCGTCCGGACGGTCGCTGCACCGCCTGGCCGTGGCCGACGACGACCGGCCCGTGGTCGCCTCCCGCGAGGCCAAGTCGGTCAGTGTCGAGGACACCTTCGAGCAGGACATCTCCGACCGGCTCCAGCTCGAGACGATCATCGAGCGCATGGCGCGCACGGTGTCGGCGCGGCTGCGCAAGAACGGGCTGTCGGGTCGCACCGTGACGCTCAAGATGCGCCACCACGACTTCGAGACCCACACCCGGTCGTCCACCCTCGCCCATCCGACCGACAACGCGCGCGTGCTCGCCGACAAGGCCCGCGGTCTCCTGGCCGGCGAGGACATCAGCAATGGTCTGCGGCTGCTCGGCGTGGGGGTCAGCGGGCTCGCCGACTGGGTGCAGGACGACCTGTTCGCCGACGACGACCCCGACCCGATCGACGACGGCGAGGCCGACGACGAGGCCACCTCCTCCCGGCCGGTGCGGTGGTACCCCGGCATGGACGTCCACCACGACCACCACGGCGACGGATGGGTGTGGGGCTCGGGTCTCGGCCGGGTCACGGTGCGGTTCGAGACCCGGTGGACGCCGCCCGGACCGGTGCACACGTTCCGCGCCGACGACCTCGCGCTCGGCGCGGGCCACACCGGTACGTTGCAGTCATGA
- a CDS encoding S9 family peptidase has product MTASATPDSPAPTTTAPIAERRPVTRTHHGDVFVDDYEWLRDKDDPATLAYLEAENAHTDAATAHLEPLRQQIFDEIKSRTLETDLSVPTRHGSWWYYARTVEGQQYAVRCRCAVTDPDDWTPPVLDADSAIDGEQVLLDSNVEAEGHEFFSLGAFSVSDDENFLAWSVDTEGDERYTIRVKDLRTGDVLPDEITGASGGATWSAGGTHLFYTTVDDAWRPFRVWRHALGSTADTHPSGDVLVHEETDERYFIGVGRTHSEKYLVIGMSSKITSEYRVLEADDPEGDFRVVIPRRDGVEYSLEHAVIGGDDVFVVLHNEDALNFELVTVPVDAAPMADLSGCTVVVPGSDTTRLEDIDVFARHIVLSYRRDALSRIGLLPITDAGLGDLEEIDFGEELFTSGVGANAEWDPPLIRVGVGSFITPSSVYDLDPATHELILRKQAPVLGGYDPDEYEQHRSWAVADDGTRVPVSIVCRKDTPRDGTAPALIYGYGSYEASMDPGFSVMRLSLLDRGFVYAIAHVRGGGELGRHWYDDGKQLHKKNTFTDFVAAARHLVDDGWTSADRLIAEGGSAGGLLMGAVANLAPDAFAGIVAAVPFVDALTTILDPSLPLTVIEWDEWGNPLHDPEVYAYMKSYTPYENVGAHDYPAILAVTSLNDTRVMYVEPAKWVARLRATATGDAPVLLKTEMHAGHGGVSGRYASWKERAWELAWIVDTVGAKG; this is encoded by the coding sequence ATGACCGCGTCCGCCACGCCCGACTCCCCCGCACCGACCACGACTGCGCCGATCGCGGAGCGTCGTCCCGTCACCCGCACCCACCACGGCGACGTCTTCGTCGACGACTACGAGTGGCTGCGCGACAAGGACGACCCGGCGACGCTGGCCTACCTCGAGGCCGAGAACGCCCACACCGATGCGGCCACGGCTCACCTCGAGCCGCTGCGCCAGCAGATCTTCGACGAGATCAAGTCGCGCACCCTCGAGACCGATCTGTCGGTCCCCACCCGTCACGGCTCGTGGTGGTACTACGCGCGCACCGTCGAGGGCCAGCAGTACGCCGTGCGGTGCCGGTGCGCCGTCACCGATCCCGACGACTGGACGCCGCCGGTGCTCGACGCCGACAGTGCGATCGACGGCGAGCAGGTGCTGCTCGACTCCAACGTCGAGGCCGAGGGGCACGAGTTCTTCTCGCTCGGCGCGTTCAGCGTCAGCGACGACGAGAACTTCTTGGCCTGGTCGGTCGACACCGAGGGCGACGAGCGCTACACGATCCGGGTCAAGGACCTGCGCACGGGCGACGTGCTGCCCGACGAGATCACGGGCGCCAGCGGCGGGGCCACGTGGTCGGCCGGCGGCACGCACCTGTTCTACACGACCGTCGACGACGCGTGGCGGCCGTTCCGCGTGTGGAGGCACGCCCTCGGGTCGACCGCCGACACCCATCCGTCCGGAGACGTGCTCGTGCACGAGGAGACCGACGAGCGCTACTTCATCGGCGTCGGCCGCACCCACTCCGAGAAGTACCTCGTGATCGGCATGTCGTCCAAGATCACCAGCGAGTACCGCGTGCTCGAGGCCGACGACCCCGAGGGCGACTTCCGGGTCGTCATCCCCCGGCGCGACGGCGTCGAGTACTCCCTCGAGCACGCCGTCATCGGCGGCGACGACGTCTTCGTCGTTCTCCACAACGAGGACGCCCTCAACTTCGAGCTCGTCACGGTGCCGGTCGACGCTGCGCCCATGGCCGATCTGTCGGGGTGCACCGTCGTGGTGCCCGGCAGCGACACCACCCGGCTCGAGGACATCGACGTGTTCGCCCGCCACATCGTGCTGTCGTACCGGCGCGACGCCCTCTCGCGCATCGGGTTGCTGCCGATCACCGACGCCGGTCTGGGCGACCTCGAGGAGATCGACTTCGGCGAGGAGCTCTTCACGAGCGGCGTCGGCGCCAACGCCGAGTGGGACCCGCCGCTGATCCGCGTCGGGGTCGGCTCGTTCATCACCCCCTCGTCGGTCTACGACCTCGACCCGGCGACCCACGAGCTCATCCTGCGCAAGCAGGCTCCCGTGCTGGGCGGGTACGACCCCGACGAGTACGAGCAGCACCGCAGCTGGGCCGTTGCCGACGACGGCACCCGGGTGCCCGTGTCGATCGTGTGCCGCAAGGACACGCCCCGCGACGGAACCGCGCCGGCGCTGATCTACGGCTACGGCTCCTACGAGGCCAGCATGGACCCGGGCTTCTCGGTCATGCGGCTGTCGCTGCTCGACCGAGGGTTCGTCTACGCGATCGCCCACGTCCGCGGAGGCGGCGAACTGGGCCGTCACTGGTACGACGACGGCAAGCAGCTGCACAAGAAGAACACGTTCACCGACTTCGTCGCCGCCGCACGGCACCTCGTCGACGACGGGTGGACGTCCGCCGACCGCCTCATCGCCGAGGGAGGCAGCGCAGGCGGCCTGCTGATGGGTGCCGTGGCCAACCTGGCCCCCGACGCCTTCGCCGGCATCGTGGCTGCCGTCCCGTTCGTCGACGCCCTCACGACGATCCTCGACCCGTCGCTGCCGCTGACCGTCATCGAGTGGGACGAGTGGGGCAACCCGCTGCACGACCCCGAGGTGTACGCCTACATGAAGTCGTACACGCCCTACGAGAACGTCGGGGCCCACGACTACCCCGCGATCCTCGCCGTCACGAGCCTCAACGACACCCGGGTCATGTACGTCGAGCCGGCCAAGTGGGTGGCTCGCCTGCGCGCGACCGCCACCGGCGATGCGCCCGTCCTACTCAAGACCGAGATGCACGCCGGCCACGGCGGCGTCAGCGGGCGCTACGCGTCCTGGAAGGAGCGGGCCTGGGAGCTCGCCTGGATCGTCGACACCGTCGGCGCGAAGGGCTGA